A window from Carassius gibelio isolate Cgi1373 ecotype wild population from Czech Republic chromosome B3, carGib1.2-hapl.c, whole genome shotgun sequence encodes these proteins:
- the brd4 gene encoding bromodomain-containing protein 4 isoform X7, protein MGDGLDVVQMSGSSSSQGQPSSQASTVFNPNAPETNNPSRPKRQTNQLQYLLKVVLKSLWKHQFAWPFHSPVDAVKLNLPDYYKIIKNPMDMGTIKKRLENSFYINAQECIQDFNTMFTNCYIYNKPGDDIVLMAEALEKVFLHKISEMPQQEVELTTTAGKGRGRGRRDPDINLKIAPGLESSPTIPQTRGLSSLAPGPQMRGPPQGPPTLPPQPIMQALPPRVPPSLPMLPSLPTHPPLAPQLGPPFSMGPTDCNPQVPIMTVVPPPTQTALPPVLMQQSTPPILQSPIPMPHKQQRKSQKRKADTTTPTANDPLNESSPAESKSGKTLPRRDTTRPSKVSKKEAPDSQHHWTPLIGTPSPKQQEQLRYCSGIVKDMFAKKHAAYAWPFYKPVDVDALGLHDYHDIIKHPMDLSTIKDKLENRQYRDAQEFAADVRLMFSNCYKYNPPDHEVVAMARKLQDVFEMRFAKMPDEPEEMLAPAPAPVLHPAPVKTQPPMGTASSSDSSSDSSSESDSSTDDSEEERAQRLAELQEQLKAVHEQLAALSQPQATKPKKKEKEKKEKKKDKHKKKAGVMPALEEILDPPPTLKAPGKPKNKDPLPKKPKKLSKKEGGKGNRSMAPPGAAPPTLQPVVSLDPEEDLGLTGAAGMTGMPSGEKCKPMSYEEKRQLSLDINKLPGDKLGRVVHIIQSREPSLKNSNPDEIEIDFETLKPSTLRELERYVSSCLRKKKKPVSVPEKSMEAVSAAKTKGSSSESGSSSESSSSESEDSETGMASKLKKRGRGEGKKAHHQAVAPGMPQPQVPYQPQTPALQPSAQLKPQQQHPSPAAYIPPPVTALEPSQLLENPFDPLAHFVQPLMHLPHHANDSPSPAPPHLNAHPPGGPVSPETHPFLNQHPILTSPAALHNALPQQPSRPSNRAAPLPPKPPQQSTPQQQPPQQTLPQQLQSQQPPQPQHHLPPHLLHPPQQMRQRPLSPPTLTPQGLFSSQPPQMLLEDDEEPVPSMPLPMYLQHLHPNRLQQQQQQQQPPTSLMQSLQSRPQQPGQQSLLQSVQVQSQMSQQSSLPPPQLPVQTQAQPSSQHQARHMQHSQQLSFSQGPVQTTQTQPSQHKVSMPSTKAQQIIQQHPPQHHSPRQHKSDSYNSAHMRDNPSPLMMHSPQMSQYALVHPSPPQVPKKEPQGPSALGGIKEEKLPPSPVMRGEPFSPALRQDPHKHPESKPTMPGHSQKADMKPLESSRPVIRSSEQSGPPPSMQDKEKFKQEPKTPVAPKKVQDVKLKNMGSWASLAQKSTSTPSSALKSSSDSFEQFRRVAREKEEREKALKAQAEQAEKDRLRREQEKLRGRDEEDSIETSRRPQEEPRRRQEQQQVQPPPQQHQTHTQAQTPAQPPSAPQPSQGPPQSPAASQSALDQQRELARRREQERRRREAMAATIDMNFQSDLMAIFEENLF, encoded by the exons ATGGGGGACGGCCTGGACGTAGTGCAGATGTCGGGGAGCAGCAGCAGTCAGGGGCAGCCATCGTCCCAGGCCTCTACCGTCTTCAATCCCAATGCCCCAGAAACCAATAACCCTTCCCGGCCCAAGCGCCAGACCAACCAGCTGCAGTACCTGCTGAAGGTGGTGCTGAAGTCTCTTTGGAAGCACCAGTTCGCTTGGCCTTTCCATTCTCCTGTTGACGCCGTTAAACTGAATCTGCCT GACTATTACAAGATAATCAAAAACCCTATGGACATGGGAACAATCAAGAAACGCCTAGAGAACAGTTTCTACATCAATGCCCAAGAATGTATTCAGGACTTCAACACCATGTTTACTAACTGCTATATTTACAATAAG CCTGGGGATGACATAGTCTTAATGGCAGAAGCACTGGAGAAGGTGTTCCTCCACAAGATTTCAGAGATGCCCCAGCAGGAGGTGGAGTTGACGACCACAGCTGGAAAGGGTCGTGGCCGGGGCAGGAGGGATCCAG ACATTAACCTGAAAATTGCACCTGGCCTGGAGTCTTCACCCACAATTCCTCAAACACGTGGCCTTTCTAGTCTTGCTCCTGGGCCACAAATGAGAGGACCACCACAAGGTCCACCTACTTTACCTCCCCAGCCTATCATGCAAGCCTTGCCCCCTCGAGTACCCCCTTCGCTCCCTATGCTCCCTTCGCTCCCTACACACCCTCCCCTTGCGCCTCAATTAGGGCCACCTTTTTCTATGGGCCCCACTGACTGCAACCCACAGGTCCCCATCATGACGGTTGTGCCTCCTCCAACCCAAACTGCCCTGCCGCCCGTGCTCATGCAACAGAGCACCCCTCCTATTCTACAAAGCCCCATCCCAATGCCTCACAAA CAGCAGAGAAAAAGTCAGAAAAGGAAAGCAGACACCACAACACCTACGGCAAACGACCCCCTGAACGAGTCCTCACCTGCTGAGTCGAAGTCAGGAAAGACTCTGCCACGCCGGGATACTACACGACCAAGCAAAGTATCCAAAAAGGAGGCACCGGACTCCCAGCACCATTGGACACCCCTCATTGGGACCCCCAGCCCCAAGCAACAAGAGCAGCTACGCTACTGCTCCGGCATTGTAAAAGACATGTTTGCTAAGAAGCATGCTGCATACGCTTGGCCCTTCTACAAGCCAGTGGATGTGGATgctctagggctgcacgattaccATGACATCATCAAACATCCCATGGACCTCAGCACTATTAAG GACAAGTTGGAAAACAGACAGTACAGAGATGCTCAGGAGTTTGCAGCAGATGTGCGGTTAATGTTCTCCAACTGTTATAAGTACAACCCTCCAGACCATGAAGTGGTGGCTATGGCACGCAAACTGCAG GATGTGTTTGAGATGCGTTTTGCTAAAATGCCCGATGAGCCAGAGGAAATGCTGGCACCCGCTCCTGCGCCAGTGCTCCACCCGGCTCCTGTCAAGACACAGCCTCCCATGGGCACGGCCTCGTCCTCTGACAGCTCCAGTGATTCCTCATCTGAATCGGACTCCTCCACGGACGACTCTGAAGAGGAGAGAGCCCAGAGGCTAGCAGAGCTCCAGGAGCAA CTGAAAGCGGTTCATGAGCAGCTGGCTGCCTTGTCCCAGCCTCAGGCCACCAAACCaaagaaaaaagagaaggaaaagaaggagaagaagaaagacaAGCACAAAAAGAAAGCGGGAGTCATGCCTGCACTTGAAGAGATCCTGGATCCACCTCCTACCCTCAAGGCTCCAGGAAAGCCTAAGAACAAGGATCCTCTTCCTAAGAAGCCCAAGAAGCTGAG CAAGAAGGAGGGAGGTAAGGGCAATCGCTCCATGGCTCCACCAGGTGCTGCTCCACCGACCCTGCAGCCTGTGGTGAGCCTGGATCCTGAGGAGGATCTGGGTCTGACTGGAGCAGCTGGAATGACAGGCATGCCTTCTGGAGAGAAATGTAAACCTATGTCCTATGAAGAAAAGAGACAGCTGAGCCTGGACATTAACAAGCTGCCTGGAGACAAGCTGGGCCGTGTGGTCCACATCATCCAGTCCCGTGAGCCGTCGCTTAAGAACTCCAACCCGGACGAGATTGAGATTGACTTTGAGACGTTAAAGCCTTCTACACTGCGGGAACTGGAGAGATACGTGTCGTCCTGCCTTCGCAAGAAGAAGAAGCCTGTCAGTG TTCCAGAGAAGTCCATGGAGGCAGTGAGTGCTGCAAAGACCAAAGGCTCATCGTCCGAGTCAGGCAGCAGCAGCGAGTCCAGCTCCTCAGAAAGTGAAGACTCTGAGACAG GGATGGCTTCTAAGCTGAAGAAGAGGGGGAGAGGAGAAGGAAAGAAGGCTCATCACCAGGCGGTGGCTCCAGGCATGCCTCAGCCGCAAGTTCCCTATCAACCCCAGACCCCTGCACTTCAGCCCAGTGCTCAGCTGAAGCCACAGCAGCAGCATCCCTCTCCCGCTGCTTACATACCTCCTCCCGTCACAGCTCTGGAGCCCTCGCAGCTCCTGGAAAACCCCTTCGACCCTCTGGCCCACTTTGTCCAGCCCCTCATGCACCTTCCCCACCATGCCAATGACTCGCCCTCCCCTGCGCCGCCTCACCTCAACGCTCACCCTCCAGGAGGCCCAGTGTCACCTGAGACGCACCCTTTCCTGAACCAGCACCCCATCCTCACATCCCCAG CAGCTTTGCACAACGCATTGCCCCAGCAGCCTTCAAGGCCCAGTAATAGGGCAGCCCCGCTACCTCCTAAACCTCCGCAGCAAAGCACGCCCCAGCAGCAGCCGCCCCAGCAGACCCTGCCGCAGCAGCTCCAGTCCCAGCAACCCCCACAGCCCCAGCACCACCTCCCTCCTCACCTGCTGCATCCTCCCCAACAAATGCGCCAGCGGCCCCTCTCCCCACCCACGCTCACTCCCCAGGGCCTGTTCTCCTCCCAGCCCCCACAGATGCTGCTAGAGGACGACGAGGAGCCCGTTCCCTCCATGCCCCTGCCCATGTACCTGCAGCACCTGCATCCAAACcgcctgcagcagcagcagcagcagcagcagccaccGACATCACTAATGCAGTCTTTGCAGAGCAGGCCGCAGCAGCCGGGCCAGCAGTCTCTGCTGCAGTCGGTGCAGGTTCAGTCTCAGATGAGCCAGCAGAGCTCCTTGCCCCCACCGCAGCTTCCTGTTCAGACTCAAGCCCAGCCCTCCTCGCAGCATCAGGCCAGACACATGCAGCACTCGCAGCAGCTGAGCTTCTCTCAAGGCCCGGTGCAGACCACGCAAACGCAGCCTAGTCAACACAAAGTGTCCATGCCCTCCACGAAAGCACAGCAGATTATCCAGCAGCATCCACCGCAGCATCACTCTCCACGTCAACACAAGTCTGACTCCTATAACTCAG CACACATGCGAGATAACCCCTCCCCCCTCATGATGCATTCCCCTCAAATGTCACAGTACGCTTTAGTCCACCCGTCCCCTCCTCAGGTCCCCAAAAAG GAACCACAAGGTCCTTCAGCTTTGGGTGGCATTAAAGAAGAGAAGCTGCCTCCTTCACCTGTGATGCGTGGTGAGCCCTTCAGTCCAGCCTTGAGACAAGACCCTCACAAACACCCTGAGAGCAAACCCACAATGCCAGGCCACAGCCAGA AAGCAGATATGAAACCACTTGAAAGTTCCCGTCCTGTCATCCGCTCCTCTGAGCAGAGCGGTCCGCCGCCTTCCATGCAGGACAAAGAGAAATTCAAACAGGAGCCCAAAACTCCTGTGGCGCCTAAAAAGGTACAG GATGTGAAACTGAAGAACATGGGTTCCTGGGCGAGCCTGGCACAGAAGTCCACCTCCACTCCCTCGTCTGCTCTGAAGTCCTCAAGTGACAGCTTCGAACAGTTTCGACGTGTAGCCCGAGAGAAGGAAGAGCGAGAGAAAGCCCTGAAGGCCCAGGCCGAGCAAGCTGAGAAAGACCGTCTGCGGAGAGAACAAGAGAAACTTCG GGGACGGGATGAGGAGGACTCCATTGAGACATCCCGAAGGCCTCAGGAGGAGCCCCGCAGGCGGCAGGAGCAACAGCAGGTCCAGCCGCCGCCGCAGCAGCACCAAACTCACACCCAAGCCCAGACCCCGGCCCAACCGCCCTCGGCCCCGCAGCCTTCCCAGGGCCCGCCCCAGTCCCCCGCGGCTTCCCAGAGTGCACTTGACCAGCAGAGGGAGCTTGCGCGTCGCCGGGaacaggagaggaggaggagagaggcg ATGGCAGCTACTATTGACATGAATTTCCAAAGCGATTTGATGGCTATCTTTGAGGAGAACTTGTTCTGA